The DNA sequence CAGATAACTTTGCTAAGCTTTTCACAAGAGTCGGATAATGCCCTAGCGCATAATGCGTAGCGCCTATTGCCCCCTTAAACAAGGTATCGCCCGTAAATAAAATTCCATTCTTTTCACTCAATAGGCATACCGATCCGGGTGTGTGGCCTGGCGTATGAATCACTCGAAGATGCTCATTACCAAAATTGATAACATCTCCATCGTTCAAAAGTTGTTCACAATTTAGTACAGAATATATTGACCCTTCATCTAGGAATCCCGAAAATTCAGGCCTAGCTGCCACAACTACATCGTCTTTTCCAATAGCAACTTCAGTGGCAAAGTGCGAACGCAATTCGTTCACTGCGCCAATATGATCAGAATGCCCATGAGTGAGTACTAGCTTCGCTACTTTTCTATTACCAATGGCATCGAGCAGTCTAGTAGGTTCTGCTCCAGGATCAATCACGATAGTAGAATCTTGCGAAGTTAATACATAGCAATTTGCCTGCCAAGATCCGACAACGTATTTTTCCATCGACAACATAAGATCACTTCCCTTCAAAATTAGGTGATGATGTTACGGAAAGTGGCAAACCGCGAGTTTCCGGAGCCCAAGCGATTGACACTGCTAACCCAATCAAAGAAATGACAGCAGCCCCAATCATTAAAAATTCCTTGCCATAGGTATCTAAAAAGCTTGGAAGGATATAAATGGACA is a window from the Arcanobacterium buesumense genome containing:
- a CDS encoding MBL fold metallo-hydrolase; its protein translation is MLSMEKYVVGSWQANCYVLTSQDSTIVIDPGAEPTRLLDAIGNRKVAKLVLTHGHSDHIGAVNELRSHFATEVAIGKDDVVVAARPEFSGFLDEGSIYSVLNCEQLLNDGDVINFGNEHLRVIHTPGHTPGSVCLLSEKNGILFTGDTLFKGAIGATHYALGHYPTLVKSLAKLSELDANLKIFPGHGEPTVLSAEIRHVEKHYMGSNVKW